A segment of the Portunus trituberculatus isolate SZX2019 chromosome 11, ASM1759143v1, whole genome shotgun sequence genome:
GCCTACTTTAGacgtctagtagtagtagtagtagtagtagtagtagtagtagtagtagtagtagtagtagtagtagtagtagtagtagtagcagtagtagtaataataataataataataataataataataataataataataaataataataataatatgtaacacGTGAAAttctaatagtgataataactaTAGGTAATTGAAGCACTGTACTGTCAGTACTTGAGATCTGATCAGAAGTACGACAGCCGAGTTCCCAATAACTTTTCAAGTCAGGAAAccaactggctggctggtgaagTTTCCGAATCCCGGACTTGTCTAACACCTGTACGCATTGTCAGACTGGACGATGTACGCGGCAACAAGCGATGGATTTTCGTTCTTATGGAGCGCTAAGATATAACATGTGGGAGTATGGTGCATGTATGTGCGAGCGGTCCATAAGGACGAGAGTCCATCGCTTGATCCCGCGCGCATCGTCCAGTCTGACATGTGCCATAGAAGTATTTGATTCTAAACGTCACCGGCCAGTCGGTCTCCTGACTTATAAGGATATGGTGGCTCGGCTATTATGCTTCCgatcagatctcaaggtaaatacagTGCTTTGATtacctattgttattataattattataatttcacgtgttgtgtattattattattattattattattattattattataaataatactactactaccaccaccaccaccaccaccaccaccaccaccaccaccaccactactactactactactactactactactactactactactactactactactactactactactactactactactactactactactactactactactactactactactactactactactactactactactagagagagagagagagagagagagagagtttgttgttGCTGACTGGAGTGCCCAGAAATTTAAGGAAATGGattataatagataataataataataattctctctctctctctctctctctctctctctctctctctctctctctctctctctctctctctgactccatGACTCCAAGTAAACTCTGCCTGCAAgtcaacgaataaaaaaaaaaaaaaaaaaaaaaaatagagtaaaaacgtatcattaacaGAAAATTGATTATGATAGATaatgataattctctctctctctctctctctctctctctctctctctctctctctctctctctctctctctctctctctctctctctctccaagtaaaCCCTGCCTGCAAATCAACGAATACTGTAAGGATATGGTGGCTCAGCTGTTGTGCTTCCgatcagatctcaaggtaaatacagTGCTTGAATaacctattgttattataattattataatttcacgtgttacatattatgtgtgtgtgtgtgtgtgtgtgtgtgtgtgtgtgtgtgtgtgtgtgtgtgtgtgtgtgtgtgtgtgtgtgtgtgtgtgtgtaccttatcatttcttctttgtcttttttgtctagTGTATAagtgttcttgtattttatagttaattttaatgttacaaataattcaatagggttaggttttaagataggGACTACTCACCATACTCCCTTTAACCTGTAACAAACTCCCTAAACTTGTAACGGACTGtatcaataaagagagagagagagagagagagagagagagagagagagagagagagagagagagagagagagagagttccggAGTTATTTAGAATTATCAATTACCCCGGATGCTATTAATTAGTTGTTACCTCTCTGTTGTAGGTAAAGTCACTTGGTTGAGTTTGTTTTTTCAGGTGAATATCAAAGGTGAATTTGTATTTGTCTATAAATACATTTAAGATTAAATACAGCGATCTGGAGAAAGGTGTGGCGTATACGGGACAACCTGTGTCGGTACGTGATAACGCGTTACACCCCGGTAAGCTGATTGACTTTCCAGCCGGTTCAAAGCACGCTGAGTGGGTTTACCACAATTCCTATACATTGGTATATTAAAGATGATAGTCTTCTAATTTAGGGTTGCCATATATGAACTATAAAACTTCCGGACACCTTCACTAACACCTGATTATGGTCCTGATATACTGGAAAACATGAGGCGGCGTTGGGAAGGCTGCGAACACCGACTTCATTCATACAGGACCCATACACGTCAGAGTCTTGACcgaaaccaaaccaaagcagCTGCCACTCGATGAACCCCCCATTAGTTACCGATGGCAATAAATAGGTTATGGAAAGTTCCATGACTCGTGTGACGTAGGGTGGCGTGATCCTGTCAGCTCACCCGTCTTTGGTGCCACACTCGTTACCATATTTAGAcatacaacatatatatatatatatatatatatatatatatatatatatatatatatatatatatatatatatatacacgtgtaATAATAAAGGAATTAATTTAATGACAAATACGATGTCCATTACTGTGTGACAccgttacaagagagagagagagagagagagagagagagagagattaatggccacaatcatcactattttaatcccttcaatactaggacacatttttaccttgagatttatttaccattttatttacattaagaagggtgtaacttaacctatcctatcctaacctaccctcacctcacctaaacgAAACCAGTGTGTCAAAATACACGTTAGTGTGCAttatgtgtatatgtgagtCGGTGCCTATGCGTGCTTCCGTGTGCGTGCATGCTggcagaactgtgtgtgtgtgtgtgtgtgtgagaatgtgaacgcgtgcgtgcgtgctgtgCTGTTTTcgtcaactgtgtgtgtgtgtgtgtgtgtgtgtgtgtgtgtgtgtgtgtgtgtgtgtgtgtgtgaatatgagcCTGCGTGCGTTTGCATGCgaacgtgtgtgcgtgcgtgcgggcagaactgcgtgtgtgtgtgtgtggggaggtgagaatgtgtgtgtgtgtgtgtgtgtgtgtgtgtgtgtgtgtgtgtgtgtgtgtgtgtgtgtgtgtgtgtgagtaaatgcgtgtgcgtgcgtgcaggcagaaatgtgtgtgtgtgtgtgtgtgtgtgtgtgtgtgtgtgtgtgtgtttgcgtatgTGCGCGTGATATTGCGTGCGTGTggggagaaatgtgtgtgtgtgtgtgtgtgtgtgtgtgtgtgtgtgtgcgtgtgtgtgtgtgtgtgtgtgtgtgtgtgtgtgtgtgtgtgtgtgtgtgcgtgcgtgtgcgtgcgtgcgtgtgaaaaaatgtgagtgcgtgcgtagGCATGCGTGCGTGTGGGCAGAAAAGCGTCTacatgtgatgtgtgtgtgtgtgtgtgtgtgtgtgtgtgagaacttGAGTGTGTGTGCCTATGCCTGCGAGCGTATATGTGGTGCATTGTGGCTGGATCTTTTGGCAGGGTTATTGGCGGTGCTTCATGGCGGGAATTGTTTACGGTTTAATTTAGCGGGGCATTTTGGCGGGACTTCGTGGTGAGGCTTTTTGGTGGAACATTTTATCAAGCCTTGTGGCGGGGCTTTTTGCCGGTTCTTTTTTGGCGGGACATTTTGGCGGGGCTTTTTGGAGAGGTTTATTGTGGGGGCTTTTTAGCGGGATATTTTTACGGTGCTTCGTTGAGGGACTTTTTGACATTcttattttatagtttttttctgGCATGTTCTTTTGGTGAGACATTTTGCCAGGGCTTCGCATCCGAGCTTTTTGGTTGTTTTTGGGCGTTTTTATTTTTGGCGGGCGattttagcgagagagagagagagagagagagagagagagagagagagagactcaggtGCAAGGAGTACCGCACCTCCGACGCCTGGGACTTCCACCACGCGCTGCCCAGAGGCCCACGCGAGCTGCTGCCACCAGTGAGCAGACTGTGGAGGTGCCCTTCTCCAACACACGGCAGCACCAACGAACTTACAGTGCCCGGACCTCAAGGATGTGGAAcgcattcaccacaaccacaccccaggtggaggacatgtccacccagcaggtcaAGGTGGCAGCACACAGGTGGCGTGGAACGCAGGCCACTCCTCTGGTGCTAATGTAAAAGTTATTAATGTAAAACAATATTCTTAATGTATCTTAACTATTGTTAGGCTTTTATTCCATACTCAACGTGgaattttaagagagagagagagagagagagagagagagagagagagagagagagagagagagagagagagagagagagagagagagagagagagagagagagagagagagagagagagagagagagagagagagagtgagagaggagagagtggcaccagtacctgctggtccccatccgctgcttgcctcgtatttctcccgggtgggtgtggcggcaggcTGTGTGCTCCAGTGGGACGTGGCAACCTTGACGGTGTGCCACAAAGCTCAAGTGCTGcatacacctcacctctcccgcctcagcctgccgccacacccacccgggagaaatacgaggcaagcagcgaatggggaccagcaggtactggtgcctcttttccgctcctcacaacaccagcgaACATTCAGAGCCAGGACAGCGCGCCTGTGGAATGAGTTCACGGTGGCCACGCCTGCTGAGGTAGCGGGACTATCAACTCAGCAGACAAAAGTGGCCGCCAATGTCTGGAGAAGCGCTCTCCCTGCCCGGCTGCAAATTCACCAACTGTATACACTTCTCGCACCACGGCGAGAACGGGACGCGGCGGGCGACTTCCAGGGCAGACTCGCTTAAACCTAGCACAAGACACGCGCtcctctgaatctctctctctctctctctctctctctctctctgtctgtgtgtgtgtgtgtgtgtgtgtgtgtgtgtccgttaattaattaactaaaatatacttctctctctctctctctctctctctctctctctctctctctctgtgtgtgtgtgtgtccgttaattaattaactaaaaatatacttattgctctctctctctctctctctctctctctctctctctctctctcttaattaactAAAATAtacttattgctctctctctctctctctctctctctctctctctctctctctctctctctctcttaactaaaaatatacttctctctctctctctctctctctctctctctctctctctctctctctctctctctctctctctctctcacacacacacacacacacacacacacacagagagagagagagagagagagagagagagagagagagagagagagagagagacttcaacaCTTTGTTGTCCATACTGGTTACATGAATGTTCTGTAAACATGCAGATCATTATGTTttggaaataattataaaagagaaaactccaTATTTATTAAGCATGCAATTACtgtagataaatacatacattagtggCCACTGCCATGTGACTTAGCATTGGGTACATTGGCTGCGATGTTTTCTGCGAGATTTCGTGGGCGCTTTGCTTTACCTGTCGCTACTGTGTTAGGACGGCGCCCTTTGCCAAGGGGAGCTGCTCCTTTCGGTCTTCCTGGCCTCTTCTTGCAACTGAAGATGGCTGGCACCGAATCTTTCCTCGGCCAGCTCCAGTTGTAGTGGTGCACACATCACTTCCTAGGTTGTGTAACACACTGTTGAGCATGTTtgtgctttttattttatggaGCCTTTTAACTGCTGTCTTGAGGGCGTCTGCAGTGtcttcatttccatatttttcagtGATAGTGTGGAGGGCTTTGACGAACTCTGAAATATTGGCACTTTGTTTGTCATCTTCCAGCCTTGGTTGGTCCAGAGAGCAATGTTTATTCTCTTCCCATTGCATAGACACCTGGGGACGAGCCTCAGGTAATGGGAGTTGATCTTGCCCTTGGTTGACGATGCAACTGCAAGCGGACTTTGGTTTTCTCTGTTGTTCAGTTGTGGCTCCAAAAGTCCTCTGAAAAAACTTTCTGGTGGAGTTTTGTCTTCACCCACTGCCACTGACGCCAACCACTGCCTGTTTTACTTGTAGCAGTGAAAACTTGGGGCAAGATCGTCATGCTGTGCTCTGCACAAGCAGCCTGGTGTTTGCACAGCGAGCCATTCTCACCCACATTACACTCACAGAAGCCAGTTTCTAGGTCGACAGTGTATTGCAGTGATGGAGTAGAGTGGCTATTGACCTTGTATTTCCCGTTGCCAAGGGGAGTTACTGAATCCAAAGACAGTGTGCCCATACgcgtattctttcttcttcgcctCCCTAATGCAACGTCAGCAAGCCTGTTCTTCATATACCCGTCAAATATTCCAGCCATGAAAATAATCAGCTGCACTGTGTTATATGCCTTGCAtctggggaagaaaaagaggaggcagATGTGACActtatgtaaacacacacacacacacacacacacacacacacacacacacacacacacacacacacacacacacacacacgcacgcgcgccgctcgcaaaaaaatgtgtttgaa
Coding sequences within it:
- the LOC123502381 gene encoding uncharacterized protein LOC123502381: MERKEEWGITFRGGAMLRGHHTNNFSEATMCIIKEVVLNRCKAYNTVQLIIFMAGIFDGYMKNRLADVALGRRRRKNTRMGTLSLDSVTPLGNGKYKVNSHSTPSLQYTVDLETGFCECNVGENGSLCKHQAACAEHSMTILPQVFTATSKTGSGWRQWQWVKTKLHQKVFSEDFWSHN